CTGGCCGACTGCGTGCGGCTGTTCCCCGACGGTCTCGCCGTGGGCGGCGCCGGTGCGACGACGGCCGGCAACCTGCCCGCCCGCTGGGTGGTGCACGTCGTCGGCCCCAACTGGAACGCCGGCCAGCGCGACCGCGGCCTGCTGGCCTCCTGCTACCGCAACGCGCTCGGTGTGGCGGACGACCTCGGCGCGGAGACGGTCGCGTTCCCGGCGATCTCGGCGGGCATCTTCGGCTGGCCGCTCGACGACGCGGCGCGGACCGCGCTCCAGGTGGTCCGCGAGACCCCCACGCGGGTCGTGGAGGCGAGGTTCGTGTTGTTCACGACGGCGGTGTTCGGTGCGTTCTCCCAGGCGCTGGGCGCGGCCTCGGCGGGCGGGCACCCGACCGGTTCGGACACCGGGGAATGACCCGGCGGCGGCCGGGGGTTGCAATGGATCAGGCCGGCCGTGCCGCCGGCCGTGATCGGGAGCCGGGTCGCCGGCGGAGGAGGTGCGTCGGGGTGCGCCACGGATCCGTGCCCAGGCGGGTGGCGATGCTGAGCGTGCACACCTCGCCGCTGGACCAGCCGGGCACCGGCGACGCGGGCGGTATGAACGTCTATGTCGTCGAGCTCGCCCGCCGGATGGCGGCGCTGGACATCGAGGTGGAGATCTTCACCCGGGCGACCAGCAGTGACCAGCCGCCGATCGTGGAGGCCGAGCCGGGCGTACGGGTCCGGCACGTGGTCGCGGGTCCGTTCGCGGGCCTGGCCAAGGACGAGCTGCCCGCGCAGCTGTGCGCGTTCGCCCGCGGTGTGCTGCGTACCGAGGCGGCCCACGACCTGGGGTGGTACGACCTGATCCACTCCCACTACTGGCTGTCCGGGCAGGTCGGTGCGCTGGCGAAGGAACGCTGGGGCGTCCCGCTGGTGCACTCCATGCACACCATGGCCAAGGTCAAGAACGCCCAGCTCGCCAAGGGTGACCGGCCCGAGCCCCGGGCCCGGGTGATCGGCGAGGAGCAGGTGGTGGAGGCGGCGGACTGGCTGGTCGCCAACACCGACGAGGAGGCCCGCCAGCTGATCGAGCTGTACGACGCGGACCCGGCGGGTGTGGTCACCGTCAACCCCGGCGTCGACCTGGACGTCTTCGCCCCCGGCGACACCCGGGCCGCCCGGCGTGAGCTCGGCCTGCCCGAGGACGCCGCGGTGCTGATGTTCGCCGGTCGGATCCAGCCGCTGAAGGCGCCGGACGTGCTGGTGCGCGCGACCGCCGAGCTGCTGCGCGCCCGGCCCGAGCTGCGGCGGCGCCTCGTGGTCGCGGTCGTGGGCGGCCCGAGCGGATCGGGTACGTCCGCGCCGGGCAAGCTCGCCCGGCTGGCCCGCGACCTCGGCCTGGCCGACGTGGTGCGGTTCGTGCCGCCGGTCCGGCAGGCGGAGCTGGCCCGGTGGTACCACGCGGCGACCCTGGTGGCCGTTCCGTCGTACAACGAGTCCTTCGGGCTGGTCGCACTCGAGGCGCAGGCCTGCGGCACCCCGGTGGTGGCGGCCGCCACCGGGGGCCTGCTGACCGCGGTGGCCGACGACGTCTCCGGGGCGCTGGTCGACGGCCACGACCCGCGCCGGTGGGCCCGGGTGCTGGAGGGTCTGCTCGACGACTCCGACCGGCTCGCCCGGCTGGGTGCGGGCGGCGTACGCCACGCGCAGGGGTTCGGCTGGGCGGTGACGGCGGCGCGGATGCTCGACGTCTACTCCGCGGCACTCGCCCGACCCGAACGCAGGGTCAGCATGCTCCGCTGATCGCCGGCCCGCCCCACCGCGCGGATACGGTGGGCGGGTGAGTGACGATCCCGCCGCCGTGATCCGGGCGACCCTCGCCGACCTGGGCGTCGAGGCCGAGGAGCCGCGCCCCGGCTCGTTCGTGGTGCAGTTGCCCGGCGAACGCAAGCTGCGCACCACGTGTGTGCTGGACGTGGGCGAGCAGGCGGTGACCGTGCACGCGTTCGTCGCCCGCCGCCCGGACGAGAACCACGAGGGCGTCTACCGCTACCTGCTCGAACGCAACCTGCGGTTGTACGGCGTGGCGTTCGCGATCGACCATCTGGGCGACATCCACCTCACCGGCAAGCTGGCGTTGACAGCCGTCACGCCCGAGGAGATCGACCGGATCCTCGGCACGGTGCTGGACGCCGCCGACTCCTCGTTCAACCAGTTGCTCGAACTCGGCTTCGCCGGCGCGATCCGCCGCGAGTGGGAATGGCGTACGTCGCGGGGTGAGTCGACGGCCAACCTGGCGGCGTTCCGCCATCTGCTCCCCGACCGGCTTCCGGACGGGGAGTAGACCCTGGCTTCCGCAGGCCCTCAGGTTCCGGGCCGATCCACCGTGGCAATCGTTCCCTGGGCGACCGCGCACAGGGTCGGCGTACCGGCGTCGTCGCGGGCCGACACGTCGCAGCGCACCACCGCGAGCCGGCGTCCGCCGTTGACCACGGTCGCCACCGCCGCCAGCCGCGCACCCTCCGCGGGCCGGAGGTAGTTGATCGAGAACCCGACGGTGGTCACCGCCGGGCCGAGCACCGAACCACCGGCGAAGGTCATCGCGTTGTCGGCGAGATAGCTGACCACGCCGCCGTGGGCGTGGCCGTACTGCTGCAGCAGGCGGGGGCCGAGCGGGAGGGAGAGCTCGGCCAGACCCGGCCGGAAGGTGTCCAGCCGGGCCTCGAGCAGCAGGCTGAACGACTGGGCGGCGAGCAGTTCGCGGCCGAGCCGGAGGAGCGCCTCGGGGTCTTCGGGGAGGTCGTCGGGGAGTGAGGGAGCGGTCACACCGACCCAGTCAACCGTTCCGGGGTGCGGCCCGCCCAGGAAGCGTCGGTAAAGTCGGGCCCATGAGCGCAGCGCCGTACCGACTTGTCCTCCTCCGCCACGGCGAGAGCGAGTGGAACGCCAAGAACCTCTTCACCGGCTGGGTGGACGTCAACCTGTCCGCGACCGGCGAGGCGGAGGCACGCCGCGGCGGGGAACTGCTGCGCGAGCGTGCCCTGCTGCCCGACGTCGTGCACACCTCGGTGCTGCGCCGGGCGATCCGCACCGCCGAGATCGCGCTGGACACCTGCGACCGGCACTGGCTGCCGGTCCGCCGCAGCTGGCGGCTCAACGAGCGGCACTACGGCGCGCTGCAGGGCAAGGACAAGAAGCAGACGCTGGAGGAGTTCGGCGAGGAGCAGTTCATGATCTGGCGGCGGTCGTACAACACGCCGCCCCCGCCGATCGAGGACGCCTCGGAGTTCTCCCAGGCAGGCGACGCCCGTTACGCCGACCTTCCGCCGGAGATCCTGCCCCGCACCGAATGCCTGGCCGACGTGGTCGAGCGGATGCTGCCGTACTGGTACGACGCGATCATCCCCGACCTGCGGCGCGGGTCGACGGTCCTGGTGGCCGCGCACGGCAACTCCATCCGCGCCCTGGTCAAGCACCTGGACGGGATGAGCGACGAGGCCGTCGTGGGGCTGAACATCCCCACCGGTGTCCCGCTGCTGTACGAGCTCGACGACCGGATGCGGCCGACCAAGGTGGGCGGGGAGTATCTCGACCCGGCCGCGGCGGCCGCCGCGATCGAGGCGGTCAAGAACCAGGGCCGCCGCTGATCGCCCGCCGGCCCTTCACCAGCCTGCAGATCACCAGCCAGATCACCAGCCCGCCGTCGGACCGGCAGCGAGAATCGTCGGACAAAGCTGCCGGTCCGACGTAACCGTGCATGCCACCGGGGAGTTGACAGTTTCGTACGACCCAAGGGGTGGTGAGCTCGCTCACGTCCATGATGTGGAAAGCGGTCGCGAGTTTCGCACGCCCCGGTTAGCCTTTTGTCATTCGCAGACGACGAAGCCTGCTTCCTTCTCTTCCTGGCCAACCCACAGCAGCAGTTGAGGTGCGTGCGCGCCATGTCAGCGTCACATCGGACGCTTCGCAGGACCCTTCCCCACCGACCCACAGTGCGGCGTTATCACCCGCACGTTCCCGCGTACTTCTTCCCGTCCATTCTCTTGTGACAGGGACCCTCGGCACGGGCGCCTGAGAGCATTCGTGTGGAGAGGGAACGCCGGACCCTGTGGCGAGCTGTAGCCACCTGAGTGGGATCGTTTCCACAACCCGGACCCGCGAGACGACCTGACGCCTGCCGCGTCGCGGCTGGTGGCCGATCGTCGCGCCTGGCCCTGCCGTGTGCACCCGGATGGTGTGCCGTGGCGTGTCCGGGATGTGCCCGAAGGATCCTGTGCGGTCTGTTGCCCTGCCATGGAGTCCGCGACTTCCTCTCCCACACCTGCTCGAGATCGCGATCACCTCGCCGTCGGCGGACGAGGTGCCCGACCATGCCGGCCCTGTTGATGATGTGACTTCCGACGTTCCGCCGTCGGCGGGAAAAGACCAATCGTGTTCTCTCTTGGGTCCCGGGCCGGGGCCCGGACCAGACCTGTCCTGCCCACACCGCGTTCGAACAGTTCGACGCCGATGGCCACACCCACCGCCACCTCGTCGGTGTCGGTGGCCCGTCAACCCGTGGCAGTGCCGAAATCCCTTCCTGCCAAGGAGATTCCGGCCCAACCTGCTCCCGTCAAGGGCTGGTTGCGGTGGCTGGCGCCCTACCTCGGCCGTCATCGCCGCGCGCTGGTGATGGCGCTGGCGGCCGCGACCGCGTGGACCGCCGCGCTGGTCAGCGCACCGCTGCTGCAAAGGCTCGTGGTCGACGACGCGATCGTGGCGCGGACCCGGCCGGTGCTTCCCTGGGTGCTCGCCCTGGTGGGCGTCGTCGCGCTCCGGGCCTGCGCCAGCGGCCTGTGGCGCGAGACCGGCGGGCGGCTGAGCATCCACGTACAGAACGACATCCGCGACGACCTCTACGCACACCTGCAGCATCTGGACGCCGCCGCGCACGAGCGGATGCAGAGCGGGCAGCTGGTCGCCCGGGTCAACTCCGACCTGGTGCTGATCCAACAGGCCGTCGGTCTGCTGCCGCCGGTGCTCGGCACCGTCCTGCAGGTGACCTTGGCCCTGTGCATCATGGCCATGTTGTCGCCCCTGCTGGCATTGGTGTTGTGCGGTGTCCTCGTGGTGCTGGTGACGGTCACCCGCCGGCTGCACATGCGGGTGTACGCCGCGTCCTGGGACGCGCAGCAGCGTGAGGCGGACATGACCACGGTCGCCGAGGAGGCGATCACCGGCGTACGAGTGGTGAAGGGGTTCGGCCAGGAGCGGTCAGAGCTCGCCCGGTTCGTGGAGTCGCTGACCGTCCTGTTCCGTTCCCGGGTGCGTGCGGTGCGCGAACGCTCGCCGCTGCTCGCGACTCTGCAGGCCTCGCCGCTGGCCGGCCAGGTGCTGGTGTTGTTGTTCGGTGGCTGGCTCGCCCTGAACGGTCACCTGACCGTCGGCACGTTCTTCGCCTTCCTCGCCTACCTGGCCGACCTGAACGGTTCGGCCCGGCTGCTGGCGATGGTGCTCACGCTGCTCCCGCGGGCGCGGTCGGGCACCGAGCGGATCGCCGAGGTGTTCGCCGTCGAGCCCGAGGTGCGCGACGAGGCGGCCCGGACCACGACGGACGGGGCCACGATGGACGAGGCCACGACGGACGGGGCCACGACGGACCGGTCCGGCGGCAGCGCCGAGCGCGGTGCGTTCGTGACGTTCGACGACGTGTCGTTCTCCTACCCTGACGGGCCGGAGGCGCTGGACGGGTTCAGCCTGGACGTCCTGCCCGGTGAGACCGTGGCGATCGTCGGGCCCACCGGCTCCGGCAAGTCCTCCGCCCTGCAGCTGGTGTCCCGGCTGCGCGACGCGAGCGCGGGCCGGGTGCTGCTGGACGGCGTGGACGTACGGCAGCTGCCACTGCCGGACCTGCGCCGGCGGGTCAGCATGGTCTTCGACGAGGCGATGCTGCTGTCGGGTTCGATCCGGGACAACATCGCCTACGGCCGCGCGGACGCCACCGACGACGAGGTTGTCTCGATGGCGAAGATCGCCGCCATCCACGACTTCGTGACCAACCTGCCCGAGGGGTACGACACCGAGGTCGGGCAGGAGGGCCTCGGCCTGTCCGGCGGGCAGCGGCAGCGGATCGCGCTGGCCCGGGCGCTGGTGGCCGACGCGGACGTACTCGTTCTGGACGACGCGACGTCGGCGGTGGACGTGCACGTCGAGCGGCGCATCCTGGACGCGATGCGTGAGGTGGTCGACGGCCGCACCGTGATCGTGGTCGCCTACCGCGAGTCCACCGTCGCGCTGGCCGACCGGGTAGTGCTCGTGGACGCCGGCCGGGTGGTCGACCAGGGCACCCACGAGGAGCTGCTGGCCCGCTCCGGGCTGTACCAGGCCCTGATGTCGGAGCTGGCCGACACCAACGACGACAACAACGACCCCAAGGGTGGTGAAGGCGACGGCGCACCGGAGTCAGCGCCGGTGACCACCGAGGCGTGGCAGCCCTCGCAGACGGTGGCGAACCCGTTGCGGGCAAGGGTCGGCGACCCGGTGTCGCCGGAGCTCCTGGCCGCGCTGGCCGCACTGCGGCCGGCCGCCGACGAGGCCGGTGTCGACGTCGAGCAGGAGTCCAACCGGCACGAGCGGTTCAAGCTCACCCGGATGCTGCGGCCGCAGCGCTGGGGGATCCTGCTCGGCCTGGCGTTGCTGCTGGTGGACGCGCTGGCCGTGCTGGCCGGTCCGCTGCTGGTGCAGAAGGGCCTGGACCAGGCCCTGGGCAGCAGGTCGCTCGGCATGCTGCTGGTCACCTGCGCGGTGTTCGGACTGGTGGCGCTGATCGACTGGAGTGACGTCTGGGCCACCACGTTCGTCACCGCACGTACCACCGAGCGCATCCTGTACGCCTTGCGGATAAGGCTGTTCGCCCATCTGCAGCGGCTCGGCATGGACTACTACGACCGCACGCACGCGGGCCGGATCATGACCCGGCTCACCTCCGACGTCAACGCGGTGGCCGAGCTGATCCAGGCCGGGCTCACCAACGCCCTGGTCGCGATCGTCACGTTCACCGGCATGACGGCGGTGCTGCTGGTGCTCAACCCGACGCTCGCGCTGGTGGTGCTGGCGGTCGTTCCGCCGGCGACGGTGGCCACGATCTGGTACCGCCGGGTGGTGGGTCCGGCGTATGAGGAGGCACGCGAACTCAACTCCGCACTCAACACCTACCTGCACGAGACCCTCGCGGTGCTGCCGGTCACCCAGGCGTTCCAGCGCGAGTACGCCAACCAGGCGCACTTCCGTGGCCTCGCCGACCGGCAGTTCGCCGCGCGGCGAACGAGCAACCGGGCGACCGCGATGTACGTCGCGTTCATCGAGCTGCTCGCCGGGCTCACCGTGGCGACCACGCTGCTGGTCGGCTGGCACCTGGTCGAGGCCGGTCAGCTGCGGGTGGCCGAACTCGTGCCGTTCCTGCTCTACCTCGCGCTGGCGTTCGCTCCGATTCAGCAGATGGCGACGGTGTTCGACATCTACCAGCGGGCGCGTACGGGTGTCACCCGTATCGCTGCCCTGCTGGCGGAGGAGGTCAGCGTCCCCACGCCGGCCGAACCCGCCGAGATCGGCAAGCTGCGCGGCGACATCGAGTTGCGCGACGTCACGTTGCAGTACAACGGCACCCGCAAGCCCGCCTTGCGCGGCGCCGACCTGCGCATCGACGCAGGCGAACGGGTGGCGTTCGTCGGGCAGACCGGCGCCGGGAAGTCCACGATCGCCAAGGTGATAACGAGGTTCTACGACGCTACCGACGGGCAGGTCGAGATCGACGGTGCTCCGGTGACCGGCTTCGACCCGGAGAAGTTCCGTCAGTCGATCGGTTACGTCCCGCAGGAGCCGTTCCTGTTCTCGCGCACCATCCGGGACAACATCGCGTACGGCATCCCGGACGTCACCGACGAGATGGTGGAGCAGGCCGCCCGCGCGGTGGGCGCGCACGACTTCATCGCCCGGCTGGACGGCGGCTACCTTCACGAGGTGCAGGAACGCGGCCGGTCGCTGTCGGCGGGACAGCGCCAGTTGCTGTGCCTGGCCAGGGCGCTGGTCCTGGACCCGCGGATCCTGGTGCTCGACGAGGCCACCTCACACCTGGACCTGCAGAGTGAGCGCCGCGTCGAGCAGGCGATGGCGAAGGTCGCCGCCGGGCGGACGACCATCGTGATCGCGCACCGGCCGCAGACGCTGCGGTGGGTGGACCGGATCGTCACCGTGCACGACGGGCAGGTGGTCGCCGACCAGACCGCCGAGCAGTTCCAGGCGGCCCGGGTCGCCGCGGCGCAGTAGCCGAAGGCAGGGGCGAAGCAACGAAGAACCGGGGCCGGTGTCGAGAGTTCGACACCGGCCCCGGTCACGTTCGAGCCCGCCCGAAAGGATCGTTCGGGACCAGGCTGAACCGGTCAGGACGAACGAACCGGCACGTCTCCGGTCACGAGGTAGATCACCCGGCGGGCCATCGAGACCGCGTGGTCGGCGATGCGTTCGTAGTAGCGCCCCAGCAGGGCGATGTCGATCGCGGCCTCGACGCCGTGCGACCAGTCCTTGTCCAGCACGATGTGGAACAGCGACCTCCGCAACCGGTCCATCTGGTCGTCCTCGGCCACCAGGTCGACCGCCTGGGTGACGTCGGAGGAACGCACGGTCTCGGCGACCTTGTGCACCATCCGCTCCGCCACCGAACCCATCTCGGCGATCGTGTCGTGCAGCTCGGCCGGGATCGCACACTCGGGGTAGCGCATCCGGGCGATCTTGGCGACGTGCTCGGCGAGGTCGCCCATCCGCTCCAGGTCGGCCACCATCCGCAGCGCGGCCACCAGGGCACGCAGGTCGCTGGCAACCGGCTGTTGCAGGGCAAGCTGCTCGAACGTGCGTTCCTCGACCAGTGACTGCAGGCGGTCGATCTGGGCGTCGGCGGCGATCACCCGTTCCGCCCGCCGGGCATCGGCCTCCAGCAGGGCGCCGGTCCCTTCCCGGACGGCGACCTCCACCAGATTGGCCATTTCGACCATTCGGTCGGTCAGGTGCTGAAGCTGCTCGTGAAACGCGTCTCGCATAGCGAACACCGTAGGTGATTCAGGTGACGAGGCGGAGTACGCGGCCAAACAACGGGTGAACTCTGGCTGTCGGCTGTGCGGATCACCGCCCCCGACGTGGGCTTTTGCTGGGAAGGTCGGCTTACCATCGGGGCGTGGAAGCGACGCTCGCCGCGACCCTCAGCGGCCTGGTCGGCCTCGCCATCGGCGCGGTCGCGGTCCTGGCTTTCCGGTTGAGCGAAGGCGCCCAGACCAGGACGCCGGAGGAGCCGGAGCCGGCCGTACCCCCCGACGTGGCGAAGGTCCTCGCCGTGCTGCGCTCGGCCGGCGTGGTCGTCGGCCCCCACGACGAGGTACGCCAGGCCAGCGCCCCGGCCCGGTCGTTCGGGCTGGTTCGCGGCAGCCGGATAGTGGTCGAGGACCTCCTCGAACTCGTCCGGCAGGTACGCCGGGACGGTGAGATCCGGCAGTGCGACCTCGAGCTGCCCCGCGGCCGTTTCGGTCAGGACGTGCTGTCCGTTTCCGCCCGGGTCGCCCCGCTCGGCAGTGAGCTGATCCTGGTGCTGGTCGAGGACCGCACCAAGGAACGCCGGATCGACACCATTCGGCGCGATTTCGTCGCCAACGTCAGCCACGAGCTGAAGACCCCGATCGGCGCCCTCGTCCTGCTGGCCGAGGCGGTCCAGCACGCCGCCGACGACCCCGAGGCCGTCCAGCGGTTCGCCGGCCGGATGCAGGTCGAGAGCGACCGGCTGACCCGGCTGGTGCAGCAGATCATCGAGCTCTCCCGCGTACAGGCCGACGACCCGGTGGAGGAGGCCGCGTCGATCGAGCTGGACCAGGTGATCGACGGCGCCCTGGACCGGTCCCGGGTGGACGCGCAGACCAAGCAGGTCGCGCTGGTCCGAGCCGGGGACACCGGCCTCACCGTGACCGGAAGCGCCCAGCAGCTGATCATCGCGCTCGGCAACCTGGTCGAGAACGCCGTGACGTACAGCCCCGAACACACCCGCGTGGTGGTCGACGTACGCCGGCGGCCGGCGGCCACCTTCGAGGGATTCGGCCCGATGGCCGAGATCGCGGTGTCCGACCAGGGCGTCGGCATCCCGGAGAAGGAGCTGGAGCGGGTCTTCGAACGCTTCTACCGGGTGGACCGGGCCCGCAGCCGGCAGACCGGCGGCACCGGCCTCGGCCTGTCCATCGTCAAGCACGTGGCGGCCAGCCACGGCGGAGCGGTCGATGTGTGGAGCGTGGAAGGGGAGGGGTCGACGTTCACCCTCCTGCTGCCGCTGCGACCTGACCCCGCGGCCGAGCCGTCCGCGTCCTCCGCGCCCATCCGCGAGATCGGCTCGGTCCGCCTTCCCGGGCCGGCCGACCTCCCGCACCCCGACCAGACCAGATCCACAACCAGACCCGCAACCAGACCCGCAACGCCGGCGGACGCGAGTGCCGTACGCCGTCCGAAGGAGGCAAGCCGGTGACCCGTGTGCTCGTCGTGGAGGACGAGGAGAGCTACAGCGACGCGCTGTCGTACGTGCTCCGCAAGGAGGGGTTCGAGGTCGCGCTGGCGGCCACCGGCACCGTCGCGCTGGAGGAGTTCGAACGCGGCGGCGCCGACATCGTGTTGCTCGACCTGATGCTGCCCGGCCTGTCCGGGACCGAGGTCTGCCGCGAGCTCCGCCGTACTTCCAACGTCCCGGTCATCATGGTGACCGCGAAGGACACCGAGATCGACAAGGTGGTGGGGCTGGAGCTGGGCGCCGACGACTATGTCACCAAGCCCTACAGCCCGCGTGAGCTCGTCGCCCGGATCCGTGCGGTCCTGCGCCGCGGCATCGAGCCGACCGGCGAGGTCGTCCAGGCCACGCTCGAGGGCGGACCGGTCCGGATGGACGTCGAACGCCACGTGGTGTCGGTCGGCGGTGGCGACGTACGCCTGCCGCTGAAGGAGTTCGAGCTGCTGGAGATGTTCCTGCGCAACACCGGCCGGGTGCTGACCCGCGGTCAGCTGATCGACCGGGTGTGGGGAGCGGACTACGTGGGTGACACCAAGACGCTGGACGTGCACGTCAAGCGGCTGCGGGCGAAGATCGAGCCGGACCCGGGCAACCCACGTCACCTGGTGACGGTGCGCGGGCTGGGCTACAAGTTCGAGAGCTGAGAGCTCAGCCGGGGATCGGCTTCGGCGTGCGCTTCGGCGTGGGGCCACCGGGCGGGGGCACGGTGGCCCAGATGCCCTTGCGGGGGACGACGAGTACGTCGAGGCGCACCGTGCCGGCCCGCTGGAACTTGAACGTCACCGGGATCACCAGCCCGGGCTTGACGCCCGCGCCGGTCAGTGTCGTGGGCACCGCCGCGCCCTGGCTGGTGGTGTCGCCGAGCACCGCCGCGCCACCGGCCGGCAGCGGCACGGTGCCCGAGCCCACTTTGGCCTGGCCGCCGGACACACGTACGCCGGTCAGGACGTCCGCACCGGAGCCGGTGTTGAAGATCGTGCCGACCAGCGTGGCCGCGCCCTCGCGCGGTGCGACCGCGACGACGTTGCGAAGCTGCAGGTTGTCGTGGTTGGTCCACACGCCGTCGCTCGGGGTGTAGGGCGTCTGCGTAGCAGTGGAGCCACAGCCCGCGAGAACGGGCAGAGCGATCGCGACCAGGCCTGCGGCCAGGCCACGGCCGAACCTCGATGACAGCACGGCGTTCCTTCCTCGGTGTCACATCCGGCGCGTGGCACAGCGTATCGGGCCTGCCTGAACACATTGACGCCAAGGGCGAGGGCGCGCCCTACGGAACGAACGCGCGCCGGGCACGCCGCCGGTACGCACGCGGAGAGAGTTCGTGCGCCCGGTGGAAGCACCGAGTGAAGTACGACTGGCTGGCGAAACCGGTGCGGTGGGCGATCGCGGTGACGGTGAGGTCGGTCGTGGCCAGCAGGACCCGGGCGCGTTCGAGCCGCAACTCGGTGACGAAACGCGTCGGCGAGGTGGCGTAGTGCGTGCGCATGGACCGGGCCAGGTGCGCCCCGCTCACGGTCGCCAGCTCGCGCAGCCGGGGTACGCCGGCCCGCAGGTTGTCCTCGGTGCGCATCTCGGCACAGGCGCGGACCAGCCACGCCGGGCGGGGCTCCCCGGCGAGCGCACCGGCGCCGCCGCGTTCGGCCTCGAGGTGCCCGTCGAAGCCGCCGAGGGCGAGGATCTCCGACCAGAACCTGATCAGGTCGAGCATCGTCGGCGTGCGGTGGAACGCCGCCAGGGCGCGGTCGAACGCCGCCCGGCCGGCCTCGCCCCGCTCGCCGCGCAGCGCCAGCAGCGGGGGTTCCGGGCGCTGCTCCCAGGTCCCGTCCGGGTCGGCGCCGGCGAGGTCGACGAACGACCGCCAGGCCGGCGCCGGAAAGGCGACGTTGACGAACGTCACCCCGGCCGGTGACCGCCCCGCGATCGCGTGCTGGTCGCGAGGCCGGACGAGGACCACGTCGCCCGGCTCCAGTGCCTGTACGCCGGAGCCGACGTGATGGTCGGCGTACCCGGCGACCACGGTCATCAGCTCGTAGAAGTCCGCGTGGCCGTGCCGGTCGGACCCGCCCGAGCGGGGGCCGAGCCGGACCAGGGCGGCGTGGTAGGCCCGCCCCACGGCGTGGGACTCGAACCTCAGTGACTGCCGGGACGG
This Actinopolymorpha cephalotaxi DNA region includes the following protein-coding sequences:
- a CDS encoding O-acetyl-ADP-ribose deacetylase; its protein translation is MSPRVVLLEGDITAQSVDVVVNAANSAMRGGGGVDGAIHRAGGPDILADCVRLFPDGLAVGGAGATTAGNLPARWVVHVVGPNWNAGQRDRGLLASCYRNALGVADDLGAETVAFPAISAGIFGWPLDDAARTALQVVRETPTRVVEARFVLFTTAVFGAFSQALGAASAGGHPTGSDTGE
- the mshA gene encoding D-inositol-3-phosphate glycosyltransferase, which gives rise to MRHGSVPRRVAMLSVHTSPLDQPGTGDAGGMNVYVVELARRMAALDIEVEIFTRATSSDQPPIVEAEPGVRVRHVVAGPFAGLAKDELPAQLCAFARGVLRTEAAHDLGWYDLIHSHYWLSGQVGALAKERWGVPLVHSMHTMAKVKNAQLAKGDRPEPRARVIGEEQVVEAADWLVANTDEEARQLIELYDADPAGVVTVNPGVDLDVFAPGDTRAARRELGLPEDAAVLMFAGRIQPLKAPDVLVRATAELLRARPELRRRLVVAVVGGPSGSGTSAPGKLARLARDLGLADVVRFVPPVRQAELARWYHAATLVAVPSYNESFGLVALEAQACGTPVVAAATGGLLTAVADDVSGALVDGHDPRRWARVLEGLLDDSDRLARLGAGGVRHAQGFGWAVTAARMLDVYSAALARPERRVSMLR
- a CDS encoding type III secretion system chaperone family protein produces the protein MSDDPAAVIRATLADLGVEAEEPRPGSFVVQLPGERKLRTTCVLDVGEQAVTVHAFVARRPDENHEGVYRYLLERNLRLYGVAFAIDHLGDIHLTGKLALTAVTPEEIDRILGTVLDAADSSFNQLLELGFAGAIRREWEWRTSRGESTANLAAFRHLLPDRLPDGE
- a CDS encoding PaaI family thioesterase, with amino-acid sequence MTAPSLPDDLPEDPEALLRLGRELLAAQSFSLLLEARLDTFRPGLAELSLPLGPRLLQQYGHAHGGVVSYLADNAMTFAGGSVLGPAVTTVGFSINYLRPAEGARLAAVATVVNGGRRLAVVRCDVSARDDAGTPTLCAVAQGTIATVDRPGT
- a CDS encoding phosphoglyceromutase, which encodes MSAAPYRLVLLRHGESEWNAKNLFTGWVDVNLSATGEAEARRGGELLRERALLPDVVHTSVLRRAIRTAEIALDTCDRHWLPVRRSWRLNERHYGALQGKDKKQTLEEFGEEQFMIWRRSYNTPPPPIEDASEFSQAGDARYADLPPEILPRTECLADVVERMLPYWYDAIIPDLRRGSTVLVAAHGNSIRALVKHLDGMSDEAVVGLNIPTGVPLLYELDDRMRPTKVGGEYLDPAAAAAAIEAVKNQGRR
- a CDS encoding ABC transporter ATP-binding protein, encoding MATPTATSSVSVARQPVAVPKSLPAKEIPAQPAPVKGWLRWLAPYLGRHRRALVMALAAATAWTAALVSAPLLQRLVVDDAIVARTRPVLPWVLALVGVVALRACASGLWRETGGRLSIHVQNDIRDDLYAHLQHLDAAAHERMQSGQLVARVNSDLVLIQQAVGLLPPVLGTVLQVTLALCIMAMLSPLLALVLCGVLVVLVTVTRRLHMRVYAASWDAQQREADMTTVAEEAITGVRVVKGFGQERSELARFVESLTVLFRSRVRAVRERSPLLATLQASPLAGQVLVLLFGGWLALNGHLTVGTFFAFLAYLADLNGSARLLAMVLTLLPRARSGTERIAEVFAVEPEVRDEAARTTTDGATMDEATTDGATTDRSGGSAERGAFVTFDDVSFSYPDGPEALDGFSLDVLPGETVAIVGPTGSGKSSALQLVSRLRDASAGRVLLDGVDVRQLPLPDLRRRVSMVFDEAMLLSGSIRDNIAYGRADATDDEVVSMAKIAAIHDFVTNLPEGYDTEVGQEGLGLSGGQRQRIALARALVADADVLVLDDATSAVDVHVERRILDAMREVVDGRTVIVVAYRESTVALADRVVLVDAGRVVDQGTHEELLARSGLYQALMSELADTNDDNNDPKGGEGDGAPESAPVTTEAWQPSQTVANPLRARVGDPVSPELLAALAALRPAADEAGVDVEQESNRHERFKLTRMLRPQRWGILLGLALLLVDALAVLAGPLLVQKGLDQALGSRSLGMLLVTCAVFGLVALIDWSDVWATTFVTARTTERILYALRIRLFAHLQRLGMDYYDRTHAGRIMTRLTSDVNAVAELIQAGLTNALVAIVTFTGMTAVLLVLNPTLALVVLAVVPPATVATIWYRRVVGPAYEEARELNSALNTYLHETLAVLPVTQAFQREYANQAHFRGLADRQFAARRTSNRATAMYVAFIELLAGLTVATTLLVGWHLVEAGQLRVAELVPFLLYLALAFAPIQQMATVFDIYQRARTGVTRIAALLAEEVSVPTPAEPAEIGKLRGDIELRDVTLQYNGTRKPALRGADLRIDAGERVAFVGQTGAGKSTIAKVITRFYDATDGQVEIDGAPVTGFDPEKFRQSIGYVPQEPFLFSRTIRDNIAYGIPDVTDEMVEQAARAVGAHDFIARLDGGYLHEVQERGRSLSAGQRQLLCLARALVLDPRILVLDEATSHLDLQSERRVEQAMAKVAAGRTTIVIAHRPQTLRWVDRIVTVHDGQVVADQTAEQFQAARVAAAQ
- the phoU gene encoding phosphate signaling complex protein PhoU, which encodes MRDAFHEQLQHLTDRMVEMANLVEVAVREGTGALLEADARRAERVIAADAQIDRLQSLVEERTFEQLALQQPVASDLRALVAALRMVADLERMGDLAEHVAKIARMRYPECAIPAELHDTIAEMGSVAERMVHKVAETVRSSDVTQAVDLVAEDDQMDRLRRSLFHIVLDKDWSHGVEAAIDIALLGRYYERIADHAVSMARRVIYLVTGDVPVRSS